The following coding sequences are from one Pocillopora verrucosa isolate sample1 chromosome 5, ASM3666991v2, whole genome shotgun sequence window:
- the LOC131770456 gene encoding trace amine-associated receptor 9-like, protein MSFHQIIAVLHAIFNIVGLPGNVLVFMTITFERRFNVMRYILLASLAASDILCLILTNSFRIASIAEEKWRYGQTMCYLNPFFVRYFYFNTVLHLIAVSYERYKAIVRSPLTHDGTMTKCKSVFIALIWIVPILVSIGPFLGFGNYVYNPEVFFCEQGWSVHDDSIARNIALYVIGMFLVPFLVIVFLNWRVLKTANILKRNAAAPILNERTVGAEIHRKETLRRMNERKAAVDVSIIIAAFLLCFLPGWIVGLCRQFVKNVKIPAEVTLSTTCIFFVSSVCNPIIYSIRKREFRTRVKNLFRRVGVAPHVSPNEISCQVESASLPLRRQSNAFFLKTRRGPLLSFSGCQQGSDQFISIEAGVMSQRPCLSPIPEMDTDSELHFSEIPIDYQLRNCESEVLPSQIHSLHLGRVGFTKENTLTFL, encoded by the coding sequence AtgtcttttcatcaaataatcGCAGTTCTCCACGCTATTTTCAATATCGTCGGACTCCCCGGAAACGTGTTGGTGTTCATGACGATCACGTTTGAGAGGAGATTCAATGTAATGCGATATATTTTACTCGCCAGTCTTGCAGCGTCCGATATTCTCTGTTTGATTCTTACAAACTCGTTCCGCATCGCCAGCATAGCAGAAGAAAAATGGCGCTACGGACAAACGATGTGTTACCTTAATCCGTTTTTTGTGCGATATTTCTACTTCAACACCGTTCTGCATCTGATAGCTGTTTCTTACGAAAGATACAAAGCTATAGTGAGATCTCCTTTGACCCACGATGGCACGATGACAAAATGCAAATCAGTGTTTATCGCCCTCATCTGGATAGTTCCGATTCTAGTTTCCATCGGTCCGTTCCTTGGTTTTGGCAATTACGTATACAACCCCGAAGTGTTCTTCTGCGAGCAAGGATGGTCAGTTCATGATGATTCCATAGCAAGAAACATTGCGTTGTATGTGATTGGCATGTTTCTTGTGCCTTTTCTGGTAATAGTTTTCCTAAACTGGCGAGTCTTAAAGACGGCAAACATTCTTAAAAGAAACGCTGCCGCGCCGATCCTCAACGAACGCACCGTTGGAGCGGAGATCCATCGCAAAGAAACGCTGAGGCGCATGAACGAACGGAAAGCAGCCGTCGATGTCAGCATTATCATTGCGGCGTTTCTGTTGTGCTTTTTACCCGGTTGGATTGTAGGACTTTGCCGTCAGTTCGTAAAAAATGTCAAGATTCCAGCAGAAGTTACTCTATCTACAACTTGTATCTTCTTCGTCAGCTCAGTATGCAATCCTATAATATACTCCATCCGGAAGCGAGAGTTTCGAACCAGAGTAAAGAATTTGTTTAGGCGGGTTGGGGTCGCGCCTCATGTTAGCCCTAACGAAATCAGTTGCCAAGTTGAAAGCGCAAGTCTTCCACTTCGTCGACAATCGAACGCTTTCTTCTTGAAAACAAGAAGAGGACCACTCCTAAGTTTCTCAGGTTGCCAACAGGGCTCTgatcaatttatttcaatcGAGGCTGGTGTAATGTCACAGAGACCTTGCCTCAGTCCCATTCCAGAGATGGATACTGATAGCGAACTTCACTTCAGTGAGATTCCGATAGACTATCAGTTAAGAAATTGTGAGTCAGAGGTTCTGCCAAGTCAAATTCACAGTTTACACTTGGGAAGAGTGGGCTTTACAAAAGAGAATACCCTAACCTTTCTGTAG
- the LOC131770429 gene encoding YTH domain-containing family protein 1, with protein MSATIDQRPKDHSGKGYVNKNGELQNVAGEDIDRYLHPGAKQGTEKQLNSQQVNTSLPSQLTDTYLPPFYPTTTTGSNTGLPPMPFPYLNAAGISDGTWSTGVPSLNPNTLFPSSGFGAVGNGEQLLQDQMFNHNAGVAVSTNAYLSSLTHNSQGPPALYFPGTSTDISWGEQSQGAAMLPNFYQPPPPPTSEHGALNPIGVDLDSLKGKEFGSTGNVENALSSLALGVDDKGNEGLNDQTKLSQATSSSTVTPSETKPKSWAAIASQPAKPKAKLPPPKPKLPPPITSQQTVGPSKVESGAWGNAVKSGPNKPAIGRGTRPRPNTGGMSGNPGPVNPPVNSSESVPILDKLRSKNCYNPKEFGLLQKNARFFIIKSYSEDDIHRSIKYSVWTSTEHGNRRLNDAFKEQQGSKSPIYLLFSVNGSGHFCGIAMMTSEVDMEIETGIWTQDKWKGKFDVKWFYVKDVPNNALRHIRLENNDNKPVTNSRDTQEVPLEKGKQVLKIIHSYKHQTSIFDDFGHYEKRQDEEFKKGGKKVVGVKAP; from the exons ATGTCAGCTACTATCGACCAG CGACCCAAGGATCACAGCGGAAAAG GGTACGTGAACAAAAATGGCGAATTACAGAATGTGGCGGGTGAAGATATCGATCGTTACCTCCATCCGGGAGCGAAACAG GGCACCGAGAAACAGTTGAACTCTCAACAAGTCAACACGAGCTTGCCGAGCCAATTAACGGACACTTATCTGCCACCATTTTATCCTACGACAACAACGGGTTCCAATACAGGATTACCTCCGATGCCATTCCCTTATCTGAATGCTGCTGGAATCAGCGACGGCACTTGGTCCACTGGAGTGCCTTCGCTCAATCCTAACACGCTGTTTCCTTCATCGGGTTTCGGAGCAGTTGGGAACGGAGAACAACTATTACAAGACCAGATGTTCAATCACAATGCAGGAGTCGCCGTTTCTACAAACGCTTATCTAAGCAGTTTAACCCATAACTCTCAGGGCCCCCCAGCACTCTATTTTCCTGGAACATCTACTGATATTTCATGGGGGGAACAGTCTCAGGGGGCAGCAATGTTGCCAAATTTTTACCAACCACCACCACCTCCGACATCTGAACACGGAGCTTTGAATCCTATTGGAGTTGATTTGGACTCTTTGAAAGGAAAGGAGTTTGGTTCTACTGGAAATGTGGAAAATGCCCTTTCTAGTTTGGCTCTAGGAGTAGATGACAAAGGAAATGAAGGGTTGAACGATCAAACCAAGTTATCTCAGGCAACTAGTTCATCAACTGTTACTCCTTCTGAGACTAAACCAAAGTCTTGGGCTGCTATTGCAAGCCAACCAGCTAAGCCAAAGGCAAAGTTACCTCCACCAAAACCAAAACTGCCTCCTCCAATAACCTCACAACAAACTGTTGGGCCTTCTAAAGTTGAATCTGGAGCATGGGGAAATGCAGTAAAATCTGGTCCCAACAAGCCTGCGATTGGCCGCGGCACAAGGCCGCGACCCAATACAGGAGGAATGTCCGGAAATCCAGGACCTGTGAATCCACCAGTTAATTCATCTGAATCTGTTCCAATTCTTGATAAATTGAGATCCAAGAATTGTTACAATCCAAAGGAATTTGGCCTACTTCAGAAAAATGCCCGGTTTTTCATTATCAAAAGTTACAGCGAGGACGATATTCATCGTTCAATCAAATACTCCGTGTGGACAAGCACAGAGCATGGAAACAGGCGTTTGAACGATGCTTTTAAAGAGCAGCAGGGCAGTAAATCTCCAATTTATCTGCTTTTCAGTGTGAATGGAAGTGGCCATTTCTGTGGAATTGCAATGATGACATCGGAGGTCGATATGGAGATTGAAACTGGAATTTGGACTCAGGACAAGTGGAAAGGCAAGTTTGATGTGAAATGGTTCTATGTGAAGGATGTGCCAAACAATGCATTACGTCATATTCGCTTGGAGAACAATGACAACAAGCCTGTTACCAATTCCCGGGATACCCAGGAAGTCCCACTGGAGAAAGGAAAACAGGTACTGAAGATCATTCATTCTTACAAGCACCAGACGTCAATCTTTGATGACTTTGGCCATTACGAGAAACGACAGGATGAGGAATTTAAAAAG gGAGGAAAGAAAGTTGTTGGAGTCAAAGCACCATAA